In Desulfatibacillum aliphaticivorans DSM 15576, a genomic segment contains:
- a CDS encoding GPI anchored serine-threonine rich family protein, translated as MNFFNDYNSPGTIRIHIPEAVDADISLIDLISNEEIPTSEPMTIDYRSGRGIVAVAYLKKSQKAEIRVKDPKFDSNGHYPIYVDYFPDDNSNMSDMDWLEAAINRKFRSTHEGAITGYMRQLNGLTNAVSDLILGLEITDTVLNLGSSALVPKFDPTDAHKVLGYAVSTDQLWAAGNLISTANTGQKCIVSALPNEEVSLAAQNLSAVTDGLVAFGQLTIGHNPKDAYMTIISDFAKSAVYCKGVYDTSEIEKGINAQYLVKYLMAQHIADQNPNKFTKAYATYMCSEWADYTESECGWFKDKAGCGLDNYEEERVWELYSNFWDEMQTWITAHQIEDNWYADVDHDGYSNQSEIDMGTDPNDPLSPEPEESTLRITYPTSSSVYKAGDRVLLKWESSSNLQSSPISIYIITPSNSMDSLATNVPNKGSHCFLLPSFDPGDGYYLKIVAVDDPSVYSNSQSFQITEDDSNSEYVYPWIFRVYPEYIKTQNVRGGERIRFKVRAKDFDENLSHVIWSASDSLLPAQSRPYATSEYVQIKDVKDRLEGENGICSTNVVFLGKDVEYDFYVYATVYDTEGNTDSLYWIIEVEPTFSPQISLVFPAEEESNLGLGEHDLQFSVSDADGNLDRYEVYVDGALVKEDSISGGTSSKEIAVENVSFSEKKDYSVRVICYDKDNLYDQIDLTIHAGIVDGNVHRPIIEYACPDDIPYQLYRVDNGYMFEAKAVDEDGNLSYTAIKVNGNTIYEDVFSSESDHDIFKSRVFFEQEGSNTISFLAKDSGGEEAEKDIVLDVLPADGTGSIHVPQLLDVYPNGSKLYGEKAVVNIRFRDYDADIDKAELYNGSTFVDSFNIDSDCSESIKFDIPTGTNTLNLWLVDFAGNRVKAKTWTSYSTGGGSVAPQIITIGSGNSIYVKQGDSFKIRGYAFDASGDLDRIIFDCSDIGYDSTKKQYVSSMIDNFTQTLTPERSGEVLITAYDDAGNQSSRKTINVIVSGSIQSHAPQILFSTFEDGDTVLGYNNDCYLATDALAFDPDGDLVRLSFFVNGLETKTEIDSGEYSLGNHIYNYFKTSEFQNRYIERGATLECVIRAVDSYGNMAEKKFSVIGGPMDGNNHSPIVDAQKQLSLDQ; from the coding sequence GTGAATTTTTTTAACGACTACAACTCACCAGGAACGATTAGAATACATATTCCTGAAGCGGTAGATGCCGACATTTCATTAATTGATTTAATCTCAAACGAAGAGATTCCAACATCTGAGCCAATGACGATCGACTATCGAAGCGGCAGAGGGATTGTTGCTGTCGCATATTTGAAGAAAAGTCAAAAAGCGGAAATTCGCGTGAAGGACCCAAAATTCGACAGCAACGGACATTACCCTATATATGTGGATTACTTTCCTGATGACAATAGTAACATGAGTGACATGGATTGGCTTGAAGCAGCAATTAATAGAAAATTTCGTTCAACTCATGAAGGCGCAATTACCGGATACATGAGACAATTAAATGGCTTAACTAATGCTGTAAGCGATCTTATTTTGGGACTAGAAATAACTGATACGGTATTGAATTTGGGATCTTCTGCTTTAGTTCCTAAGTTCGATCCAACGGATGCTCATAAGGTTTTAGGTTATGCAGTCTCCACAGATCAATTATGGGCCGCAGGAAACTTAATTTCAACTGCAAACACAGGACAAAAATGCATTGTATCAGCATTGCCAAATGAAGAGGTCTCGCTGGCAGCGCAGAATTTATCTGCGGTTACAGATGGATTGGTGGCTTTTGGACAACTCACCATAGGTCACAACCCTAAAGATGCCTACATGACCATAATCAGCGATTTTGCTAAAAGTGCAGTCTATTGCAAAGGGGTTTATGATACATCGGAAATCGAGAAGGGGATAAATGCTCAGTACTTGGTTAAGTACTTGATGGCTCAACATATTGCGGATCAGAATCCCAATAAGTTTACTAAGGCGTATGCAACATACATGTGCAGTGAGTGGGCGGATTATACTGAATCTGAATGCGGCTGGTTTAAAGATAAGGCTGGTTGCGGACTGGATAACTATGAAGAAGAAAGAGTTTGGGAGCTATACTCCAATTTTTGGGATGAAATGCAAACGTGGATAACTGCCCACCAGATAGAAGATAATTGGTATGCGGATGTTGACCATGACGGATATTCAAACCAATCAGAAATTGACATGGGTACGGATCCCAATGACCCCTTGTCACCGGAGCCAGAAGAGAGCACATTGAGAATAACATATCCAACATCATCAAGTGTTTATAAAGCTGGAGATCGGGTTCTGTTGAAATGGGAAAGTAGTTCAAATTTACAGAGTTCTCCAATAAGTATTTATATTATAACCCCCAGTAATAGTATGGATTCGTTAGCAACTAATGTTCCCAATAAAGGGAGTCATTGTTTTTTATTGCCAAGTTTTGATCCTGGTGATGGTTATTATCTAAAGATAGTTGCTGTTGATGATCCGAGTGTATATTCTAATAGTCAATCTTTTCAGATAACCGAAGATGATTCTAACAGCGAATATGTCTATCCATGGATTTTCCGTGTATATCCAGAGTACATAAAGACACAAAACGTCCGAGGAGGCGAGCGGATTAGATTTAAAGTTCGCGCCAAAGATTTTGATGAAAACTTGTCTCACGTAATTTGGTCCGCTTCTGATTCTCTGCTGCCTGCTCAGTCCAGACCTTATGCGACCTCGGAATATGTCCAAATTAAGGATGTAAAGGATAGGTTGGAGGGCGAAAATGGAATATGCTCAACAAATGTAGTATTCCTGGGCAAAGATGTAGAATATGACTTTTATGTGTATGCAACTGTGTACGATACAGAGGGAAATACGGATAGTCTTTATTGGATTATTGAAGTAGAGCCAACTTTTTCACCACAGATTTCTCTTGTTTTCCCGGCCGAAGAAGAAAGCAACTTAGGTTTGGGAGAGCATGATTTACAATTTAGCGTATCGGATGCCGACGGCAATCTTGATAGGTATGAAGTCTATGTAGACGGAGCCCTTGTTAAAGAAGATAGTATCTCTGGCGGGACATCTTCCAAAGAAATTGCCGTGGAAAATGTGTCTTTTTCGGAAAAGAAGGATTATTCCGTGCGTGTGATATGCTATGATAAGGATAATCTTTATGATCAGATAGATCTTACAATTCATGCGGGCATCGTTGATGGAAATGTTCATAGGCCCATTATCGAGTATGCTTGTCCTGACGACATACCATATCAGCTATATCGTGTTGACAATGGATATATGTTTGAGGCTAAGGCAGTCGATGAAGATGGCAATCTCTCATATACAGCGATTAAAGTTAATGGAAATACCATATATGAAGATGTTTTTTCTTCAGAATCGGATCATGATATTTTTAAATCGAGAGTATTTTTTGAACAGGAAGGATCAAATACAATCAGTTTTTTGGCAAAGGACTCAGGGGGAGAAGAGGCCGAAAAGGACATTGTCTTGGATGTTTTGCCAGCAGATGGAACCGGAAGCATACATGTCCCACAATTACTTGATGTTTATCCCAATGGAAGTAAACTGTATGGAGAGAAAGCTGTAGTAAATATTCGGTTCCGAGATTATGATGCCGACATCGATAAGGCGGAGCTTTATAACGGCTCAACCTTTGTTGATTCGTTTAATATTGACTCAGATTGCTCCGAATCCATAAAATTCGACATTCCAACCGGGACAAATACTTTAAATCTTTGGCTGGTAGACTTTGCAGGTAATCGAGTAAAAGCAAAAACTTGGACAAGCTATAGTACAGGCGGAGGTTCGGTTGCACCGCAAATAATAACCATTGGAAGTGGTAATAGTATTTATGTGAAACAGGGAGATAGTTTTAAAATTCGTGGTTACGCCTTTGATGCTAGCGGGGACTTGGATCGCATAATCTTTGACTGCAGCGATATTGGTTACGATTCTACCAAAAAACAATATGTCTCATCAATGATCGATAATTTTACACAGACGCTAACTCCTGAGCGTTCAGGAGAAGTTCTTATAACAGCTTACGATGACGCCGGTAATCAATCTTCAAGAAAGACCATTAACGTCATTGTTTCCGGAAGCATTCAAAGCCATGCACCCCAAATACTATTTTCTACATTCGAGGATGGGGATACTGTTTTGGGCTACAATAATGATTGTTACCTAGCAACTGATGCCCTCGCATTCGATCCGGACGGCGACCTAGTCCGGCTATCCTTTTTTGTTAATGGTTTAGAAACTAAAACAGAAATTGATTCCGGGGAATATTCTTTAGGCAATCACATATATAACTATTTCAAGACAAGTGAATTTCAAAATCGATATATAGAAAGGGGGGCGACCCTTGAGTGTGTAATTCGAGCTGTTGATAGTTATGGCAATATGGCGGAAAAAAAGTTCTCTGTCATCGGAGGACCGATGGATGGCAATAATCATTCGCCCATTGTTGATGCGCAAAAACAGCTTTCGCTTGATCAGTAA